The Streptomyces avermitilis MA-4680 = NBRC 14893 genome contains a region encoding:
- a CDS encoding spermidine synthase, giving the protein MARAKKKRSDDGRGGRRGQTAAEAVVEPVDGGLAELIPDRDRARAWTLFIDGAPQSHVDLDDPAFLSFEYQRRLGHVIDLVAPPGRPVHVVHLGGGAFTLARYAAATRPRSTQQIVERDAALVQLVRRELPLDPNARIRVRSLDAREGLAKVADDWADLVIADVFSGARTPAHLTSTEFLTEVRRVVKPDGVYAANLADGPPLAHLRGQIATAAVVFPELALVADPTVLRGKRFGNAVLVGSGHPLPIAELTRRAASDPHPARVEHGKELTDFTGGAVPVLDAVAVASPPPPPSVFR; this is encoded by the coding sequence ATGGCGAGGGCGAAGAAAAAGAGGTCCGACGACGGGCGTGGCGGGCGGCGCGGGCAGACCGCGGCCGAGGCCGTCGTCGAGCCCGTCGACGGCGGGCTCGCCGAGCTGATACCCGACCGGGACCGGGCGCGCGCCTGGACTCTCTTCATCGACGGCGCCCCGCAGTCGCACGTCGATCTCGACGACCCGGCCTTTCTGAGCTTCGAGTACCAGCGGCGCCTCGGCCATGTCATCGACCTGGTCGCCCCGCCCGGCAGGCCCGTGCACGTCGTGCACCTCGGCGGCGGCGCGTTCACCCTCGCCCGCTATGCCGCCGCCACCCGCCCCCGCTCCACCCAGCAGATCGTGGAACGCGACGCGGCCCTCGTCCAACTGGTCCGCCGTGAGCTGCCGTTGGACCCGAACGCCCGCATCCGGGTGCGCTCCCTGGACGCCCGCGAAGGGCTCGCCAAGGTGGCCGACGACTGGGCGGACCTGGTGATCGCGGACGTCTTCAGCGGCGCCCGCACACCGGCGCACCTGACGTCGACGGAGTTCCTCACCGAGGTGCGGAGGGTGGTGAAGCCGGACGGCGTCTACGCCGCCAACCTCGCCGACGGCCCCCCGCTCGCCCACCTCCGCGGCCAGATCGCCACCGCCGCGGTCGTCTTCCCCGAGCTGGCGCTGGTCGCCGATCCGACCGTGCTGCGCGGCAAACGCTTCGGCAACGCGGTCCTCGTCGGCTCCGGCCACCCGCTGCCGATCGCCGAACTCACCCGCCGCGCGGCCTCGGACCCGCACCCCGCGCGCGTGGAGCACGGCAAGGAACTGACCGACTTCACCGGCGGAGCCGTACCGGTCCTGGACGCGGTGGCGGTGGCGTCACCGCCGCCACCGCCCTCGGTGTTCCGGTGA
- a CDS encoding response regulator transcription factor, with protein sequence MASVLVVEDDQFVRSALIRHLTEAAHTVRSVGTALEALREVAHFSFDVVILDLGLPDLDGSEALKMLRGITDVPVIIATARDDETEVVRLLNAGADDYLTKPFSVEHLAARMAAVLRRARSAAGEAPPSTVIRVGGLAIDPLRRQAELDGVRLDLTRREFDLLAFLAGRPGVVVARRELLAEVWQQSYGDDQTIDVHLSWLRRKLGETAAKPRYLHTLRGVGVKLEPPRGEPSWGARSQGEPLP encoded by the coding sequence ATGGCAAGTGTGCTCGTGGTCGAGGACGACCAGTTCGTACGCTCGGCCCTCATCCGGCATCTGACCGAGGCCGCGCACACCGTGCGCAGCGTCGGCACCGCCCTCGAGGCGCTGCGCGAGGTCGCCCACTTCTCCTTCGACGTCGTGATCCTCGACCTCGGACTGCCCGATCTGGACGGGTCCGAGGCGCTGAAGATGCTGCGCGGAATCACCGACGTACCGGTGATCATCGCCACCGCGCGGGACGACGAGACGGAGGTCGTCCGGCTGCTCAACGCGGGCGCGGACGACTATCTGACCAAGCCGTTCTCGGTCGAACACCTGGCCGCGCGCATGGCGGCGGTCCTGCGGCGGGCACGCTCGGCCGCCGGGGAGGCGCCGCCGTCGACCGTGATCCGGGTCGGCGGGCTCGCCATCGACCCGCTGCGCCGCCAGGCCGAGCTGGACGGCGTACGACTCGATCTCACCCGGCGCGAGTTCGACCTGCTCGCCTTCCTGGCCGGACGGCCCGGTGTGGTCGTGGCGCGGCGCGAGCTGCTCGCCGAGGTCTGGCAGCAGTCGTACGGGGACGACCAGACCATAGACGTCCATCTGTCGTGGCTGCGGCGCAAGTTGGGCGAGACGGCGGCGAAGCCTCGCTATCTGCACACCCTGCGGGGCGTCGGAGTGAAGCTGGAACCGCCGCGGGGCGAGCCGTCGTGGGGTGCGCGATCACAGGGGGAGCCGCTGCCATGA
- a CDS encoding sensor histidine kinase, with protein sequence MRWALVKVCVAVTTMVVVAFAVPLGLVIKEMARDRAFSNAEREAAAVAPALSITTDRDQLERVVASAASDEGMAVHLPASDGKAASDIGRQRAADKDITTTRKLGRASTAEVAGGSTLLQPTALSSGEIAVVEVYVPESEVSNGVGTAWAVLAAVGVALIIGSVAVADRLGVRMVQPAQRLVEGAHELGEGKLGARVPEEGPTELRLAAVAFNSMADQVVQLMANERELAADLSHRLRTPLTVLRLNTASLGDGPAAEQTRAAVAQLEREVDTIIRTAREAKPQTAAPGFGAGCDAAEVVRERMDFWSALAEDEGRKVRVAGADRPVRIPVARADLAAALDALLGNVFRHTPEGTAFAVDVHNGEDAVIVLVSDAGPGIPDPEAAMARGRGSGSDGSTGLGLDIVRRLAESTGGDVRIGSSVLGGTEVRIWIQLDGRAPVRRGHRGSVRRRWRMAAR encoded by the coding sequence ATGAGATGGGCACTGGTCAAGGTGTGCGTGGCGGTCACCACGATGGTCGTGGTCGCCTTCGCGGTCCCGCTGGGCCTGGTGATCAAGGAGATGGCGCGCGACCGGGCCTTCTCGAACGCCGAGCGGGAGGCCGCCGCCGTCGCGCCCGCGCTCTCCATCACCACCGACCGGGACCAGTTGGAGCGCGTCGTCGCCTCCGCGGCCTCGGACGAGGGGATGGCCGTGCACCTGCCGGCGAGCGACGGCAAGGCGGCGTCCGACATCGGGCGGCAGCGCGCCGCCGACAAGGACATCACCACCACCCGGAAGCTGGGCCGCGCCTCCACCGCGGAGGTCGCGGGCGGCTCCACGCTGCTCCAGCCCACCGCGCTCAGCTCCGGCGAGATAGCCGTCGTCGAGGTCTACGTCCCCGAGTCCGAGGTCAGCAACGGCGTCGGCACGGCCTGGGCGGTGCTCGCCGCCGTCGGGGTCGCACTGATCATCGGCTCGGTCGCGGTCGCCGACCGGCTCGGCGTGCGGATGGTGCAGCCGGCTCAGCGCCTGGTCGAGGGCGCACACGAACTGGGGGAGGGAAAGCTGGGCGCACGGGTGCCCGAGGAAGGGCCGACCGAACTGCGGCTGGCGGCGGTCGCGTTCAACTCGATGGCCGATCAGGTCGTTCAACTGATGGCCAATGAGCGGGAGTTGGCGGCCGATCTGTCCCACCGGCTGCGTACGCCGCTGACCGTGCTGCGGCTGAACACGGCCTCGCTCGGCGACGGGCCGGCCGCCGAGCAGACCCGGGCGGCCGTCGCACAACTGGAGCGCGAGGTCGACACCATCATCCGTACGGCCCGGGAGGCCAAGCCGCAGACCGCCGCGCCGGGCTTCGGCGCCGGGTGCGACGCGGCCGAAGTGGTGCGCGAGCGGATGGACTTCTGGTCGGCGCTCGCGGAGGACGAGGGCCGCAAGGTCCGGGTCGCGGGCGCGGACCGGCCGGTCCGCATACCCGTCGCCCGCGCCGACCTCGCCGCCGCCCTCGACGCGCTGCTCGGGAACGTGTTCCGGCACACCCCGGAGGGCACGGCGTTCGCGGTCGACGTGCACAACGGCGAGGACGCGGTGATCGTGCTGGTGTCGGACGCGGGGCCGGGAATCCCCGACCCCGAGGCGGCGATGGCTCGGGGCCGCGGCTCGGGGAGCGACGGCTCGACGGGGCTCGGGCTGGACATCGTGCGCCGCCTCGCGGAGTCGACGGGCGGCGATGTGCGCATCGGCTCGTCGGTGCTCGGCGGGACGGAGGTCCGGATCTGGATCCAGCTGGACGGCCGGGCGCCGGTGCGACGCGGACACCGGGGGTCCGTACGGCGTCGGTGGCGCATGGCGGCGAGGTGA
- a CDS encoding cellulose binding domain-containing protein codes for MSSTHRRKVSGRNKAIGGIVAAAVVGGGALLFTGTAQAASVGAAYTKTSDWSTGYTAQYVITNDTAQTKADWTLQFDLPSGTKLSSLWNGESSVSGQHVTVKPPTWDKNGLAAGKSVTVGFVVNGSANPTGCLIDGVKCSADDGATPEPSGRPTQSATPTPTPTPTPTATASQSTKPTPTPSASETPGSGTTTSAGFAPYVDTSLYPAFDLLAAAGATGVKDYNLAFITDGGGCTPKWGGVTDLGSDGVAAQIGDLRAKGGDVRVSFGGASGSELATTCSSADALATAYEKVVNAFKLTKVDFDVEGGALPNTAANTRRAQAIAKLEKAHPGLDVSYTLPVMPEGLTQDGVNLLADAKSNGVSINTVNIMAMDYGPAYSGDMGTYAEQAATATQAQVKSVLGLSDSAAWKAVAVTPMLGVNDVASEIFKVDDATQLVNFAKSKGLGWLSMWSATRDKQCAGGAKPSADATCSSIVQDANAFSKALGAYK; via the coding sequence ATGAGCAGTACGCACCGGCGCAAGGTCAGCGGTCGGAACAAGGCGATAGGCGGCATCGTCGCCGCGGCCGTGGTCGGCGGCGGCGCCCTCCTGTTCACCGGCACCGCCCAGGCGGCGAGTGTCGGCGCCGCGTACACCAAGACCAGCGACTGGTCGACGGGGTACACCGCGCAGTACGTCATCACGAACGACACCGCGCAGACGAAGGCCGACTGGACGCTCCAGTTCGACCTGCCCTCCGGTACCAAGCTCAGCTCGCTGTGGAACGGCGAGTCGAGCGTGAGCGGGCAGCACGTCACCGTGAAGCCGCCGACCTGGGACAAGAACGGGCTGGCGGCGGGCAAGTCGGTGACCGTCGGCTTCGTCGTCAACGGCAGCGCGAACCCGACGGGTTGCCTCATCGACGGCGTCAAGTGTTCCGCCGACGACGGCGCCACGCCCGAGCCGAGCGGCCGCCCGACCCAGTCCGCGACACCGACGCCGACGCCGACACCGACGCCCACTGCGACCGCCTCGCAGAGCACGAAGCCGACTCCCACCCCGTCGGCCTCCGAGACCCCCGGCAGCGGCACCACCACCAGCGCCGGCTTCGCCCCCTACGTCGACACCTCCCTCTACCCCGCCTTCGACCTGCTGGCCGCCGCCGGCGCCACCGGCGTGAAGGACTACAACCTCGCGTTCATCACGGACGGCGGCGGCTGCACGCCCAAGTGGGGCGGTGTGACGGACCTGGGCAGTGACGGAGTGGCGGCCCAGATCGGCGACCTGCGCGCGAAGGGCGGTGACGTCCGCGTCTCCTTCGGCGGCGCCTCCGGCTCCGAGCTGGCCACGACGTGCTCATCGGCCGACGCGCTGGCGACGGCGTACGAGAAGGTCGTGAACGCCTTCAAGCTGACGAAGGTCGACTTCGACGTGGAGGGCGGCGCGCTGCCGAACACGGCCGCCAACACGCGCCGGGCGCAGGCCATCGCGAAGCTGGAGAAGGCCCACCCCGGCCTCGACGTCTCGTACACGCTGCCGGTGATGCCGGAGGGCCTGACCCAGGACGGCGTGAACCTGCTGGCCGACGCCAAGTCGAACGGCGTGTCCATCAACACGGTCAACATCATGGCGATGGACTACGGGCCCGCGTACAGCGGTGACATGGGCACCTACGCCGAGCAGGCGGCCACGGCCACGCAGGCGCAGGTGAAGAGCGTCCTCGGCCTGTCGGACAGCGCGGCGTGGAAGGCCGTCGCGGTCACCCCGATGCTCGGCGTCAACGACGTGGCGTCCGAGATCTTCAAGGTCGACGACGCGACCCAGCTGGTGAACTTCGCCAAGTCCAAGGGCCTCGGCTGGCTGTCGATGTGGTCGGCGACGCGCGACAAGCAGTGCGCGGGCGGCGCGAAGCCGTCGGCCGACGCGACGTGCAGCTCGATCGTCCAGGACGCGAACGCCTTCTCGAAGGCGCTCGGCGCGTACAAGTAG
- a CDS encoding GH1 family beta-glucosidase, translated as MSPVTFPPAFLWGAATSAYQIEGAVREDGRTPSIWDTFSHTPGKTAGGETGDIAVDHYHRYRDDVALMAELGLGAYRFSVSWSRVQPMGRGPAVQRGLDFYRRLVDELLAHGVKPALTLYHWDLPQELEDAGGWPERDTAYRFAEYAQIVGDALGDRVEQWITLNEPWCSAFLGYGSGVHAPGRTDAAASLRAAHHLNLAHGLGTSALRAAMPARNTVAVSLNSSVVRTVSDSPADVAAGRRIDDLANGVFHGPMLHGAYPAGLFAATASVTDWSFVQDGDLEAVNQPLDALGLNYYTPTLVSATESAPAGPRADGHGASSFSPWPGADDVVFHLTPGERTEMGWSIDPTGLHELIMRYTREAPGLPLYITENGAAYDDKPDPEGRVHDPERIAYLHGHLTAVRRAITDGADVRGYYLWSLMDNFEWAYGYGKRFGAVYVDYATLARTPKSSARWYAQAARTGTLPGATAAE; from the coding sequence GTGTCGCCCGTGACGTTTCCTCCCGCCTTCCTCTGGGGCGCGGCGACCTCCGCGTACCAGATCGAGGGGGCGGTGCGGGAGGACGGCCGCACGCCCTCGATCTGGGACACCTTCAGCCATACGCCGGGAAAGACGGCCGGTGGCGAGACCGGTGACATCGCTGTCGACCACTACCACCGCTATCGCGACGACGTGGCGCTGATGGCGGAGCTCGGCCTTGGCGCGTACCGCTTCTCGGTCTCGTGGTCGCGGGTGCAGCCGATGGGCCGGGGCCCCGCGGTCCAGCGCGGCCTGGACTTCTACCGCCGGCTGGTGGACGAACTCCTCGCCCACGGCGTCAAACCGGCGCTCACCCTCTACCACTGGGACCTGCCGCAGGAGCTGGAGGACGCGGGCGGCTGGCCCGAGCGCGACACCGCGTACCGGTTCGCGGAGTACGCGCAGATCGTGGGTGACGCGCTGGGCGACCGCGTCGAGCAGTGGATCACGCTGAACGAGCCGTGGTGCAGCGCCTTCCTGGGCTACGGCTCCGGGGTGCACGCGCCGGGCCGCACGGACGCGGCGGCTTCGTTGCGCGCGGCGCACCATCTGAACCTGGCGCACGGCCTGGGCACCTCCGCGCTGAGGGCCGCGATGCCGGCCCGCAACACGGTCGCGGTGAGCCTCAACTCATCGGTGGTCAGGACCGTTTCGGACAGTCCCGCGGATGTGGCCGCGGGCCGGCGGATCGACGACCTGGCCAACGGGGTCTTCCACGGCCCGATGCTGCACGGCGCGTATCCGGCGGGGCTGTTCGCGGCGACGGCCTCGGTGACGGACTGGTCGTTCGTCCAGGACGGCGACCTGGAGGCGGTCAACCAGCCGCTGGACGCGCTGGGGTTGAACTACTACACGCCGACGCTGGTCTCGGCGACGGAGTCGGCCCCGGCGGGCCCCCGCGCGGACGGCCACGGAGCGAGCTCCTTCTCCCCCTGGCCGGGCGCGGACGACGTCGTGTTCCACCTGACCCCCGGCGAGCGCACGGAGATGGGCTGGTCGATCGACCCGACCGGCCTGCACGAACTGATCATGCGTTACACGCGGGAGGCGCCCGGGCTGCCCCTGTACATCACCGAGAACGGCGCGGCGTACGACGACAAGCCGGACCCGGAGGGCCGGGTGCACGACCCCGAGCGGATCGCGTATCTGCACGGCCATCTGACGGCGGTCCGGCGGGCGATCACCGACGGCGCGGACGTCCGCGGCTATTACCTCTGGTCCCTGATGGACAACTTCGAGTGGGCGTACGGCTACGGCAAGCGTTTCGGCGCGGTGTACGTGGACTACGCGACGCTGGCCCGTACGCCGAAGTCGAGCGCGCGGTGGTACGCGCAGGCGGCCCGGACGGGGACGCTGCCGGGGGCGACAGCCGCCGAGTAG
- a CDS encoding carbohydrate ABC transporter permease has product MTTTLTPPADSADNAADAAKAPRRSRRPRSARAGGTLHGGPIAYAILILFTLGSLFPLVWTAIAASRDNNRLAQTPPPFWFGSNLFRNLDVAWTDANLGEAFFNTTFVAGVSAAAVVIMSTIAGFAFAKLRFRGRGALMLIVIGTMMVPPQLSVIPLYMMVAKLDWTDQLQAVILPSLVSAFGVFFMRQYLIQALPDELIEAARVDGASSWRVVWHIVFPAARPAMAVLGMLTFVQTWNDFLWPFLVLTQTGNPTVQVAVAGLGRGYTPDQSLIMAGALLGTLPLLLVFAIFGKQIVGGIMQGAVKG; this is encoded by the coding sequence GTGACGACGACCCTGACGCCCCCCGCCGACAGCGCGGACAACGCCGCCGACGCCGCCAAGGCACCCCGGCGCTCGCGCCGCCCGCGCTCCGCTCGGGCCGGCGGAACGCTGCACGGCGGCCCGATCGCGTACGCGATCCTGATCCTGTTCACCCTCGGCTCGCTGTTCCCCCTGGTGTGGACGGCGATCGCCGCCTCCCGCGACAACAACCGGCTGGCGCAGACCCCGCCGCCGTTCTGGTTCGGCTCCAACCTCTTCCGCAACCTCGACGTGGCCTGGACGGACGCGAACCTGGGCGAGGCGTTCTTCAACACCACGTTCGTGGCGGGGGTCTCGGCCGCGGCCGTCGTCATCATGTCGACGATCGCCGGGTTCGCCTTCGCCAAACTGCGTTTCCGGGGCCGCGGCGCCCTGATGCTGATCGTCATCGGCACGATGATGGTGCCGCCGCAGCTGAGCGTGATCCCGCTGTACATGATGGTCGCCAAGCTCGACTGGACCGACCAGCTCCAGGCGGTGATCCTGCCCTCCCTGGTGAGCGCGTTCGGCGTGTTCTTCATGCGCCAGTACCTGATCCAGGCCCTGCCGGACGAGCTGATCGAGGCCGCCCGGGTGGACGGCGCGAGCAGCTGGCGCGTGGTGTGGCACATCGTGTTCCCGGCGGCGCGTCCCGCGATGGCGGTCCTCGGCATGCTGACGTTCGTGCAGACGTGGAACGACTTCCTGTGGCCGTTCCTGGTCCTGACACAGACCGGCAACCCGACCGTGCAGGTCGCGGTGGCGGGCCTCGGCCGCGGATACACGCCCGACCAGTCCCTGATCATGGCGGGCGCGCTGTTGGGCACGCTGCCGCTGCTCCTGGTCTTCGCGATCTTCGGCAAGCAGATCGTCGGCGGCATCATGCAGGGCGCCGTCAAGGGCTGA
- a CDS encoding carbohydrate ABC transporter permease, with protein MATRHDTAAPPVKEGGAAPARASADAAPTEAEQRHRARLSRRWQRDIRWSPYAFVSPFFLLFLAFGLFPLIYTGWASLHQVELTAPTDMEWVGLRNYTRIFDDDFFWNAAKNTLTIGIIATVPQLLMAMGLAHILNYKLRASTFYRVAMLAPYATSIAAASLVFVLLFGRDYGMINWALHQVGIGAVDWQNDKWPSQFAVSSIIIWRWTGYNALIYLAAMQAIPQDLYESAALDGASRWRQFLHVTLPALRPTILFTVVVSTIGASQVFGEPLLFDANKGASGGAEHQFQTLGLYLYEQGWVNQHLGRASAIAWTMFLILILVGIVNYVISRRLRASS; from the coding sequence ATGGCCACCCGGCACGACACCGCCGCGCCCCCCGTGAAGGAGGGGGGCGCGGCCCCGGCCCGCGCGTCGGCCGACGCCGCGCCCACCGAGGCTGAGCAGCGGCACCGGGCCCGGCTGTCCCGCCGCTGGCAGCGGGACATCCGGTGGAGCCCGTACGCCTTCGTCTCGCCGTTCTTCCTGCTGTTCCTCGCGTTCGGCCTGTTTCCGCTGATCTACACCGGCTGGGCCTCGCTGCACCAGGTGGAGCTGACCGCGCCCACCGACATGGAGTGGGTGGGTCTGCGCAACTACACGCGGATCTTCGACGACGACTTCTTCTGGAACGCGGCGAAGAACACCCTGACCATCGGCATCATCGCCACGGTGCCGCAGTTGCTGATGGCGATGGGTCTGGCCCACATCCTCAACTACAAGCTGCGCGCCTCGACCTTCTACCGGGTCGCGATGCTCGCGCCGTACGCGACGTCCATCGCCGCGGCCTCGCTGGTGTTCGTGCTGCTCTTCGGGCGCGACTACGGCATGATCAACTGGGCGCTGCACCAGGTCGGGATCGGCGCGGTCGACTGGCAGAACGACAAGTGGCCGTCCCAGTTCGCCGTCTCCTCGATCATCATCTGGCGCTGGACCGGTTACAACGCGCTCATCTACCTGGCGGCCATGCAGGCCATCCCGCAGGACCTGTACGAGTCGGCGGCGCTGGACGGAGCCAGCCGCTGGCGGCAGTTCCTGCACGTCACGCTGCCGGCGCTGCGGCCGACCATCCTGTTCACCGTCGTGGTGTCGACCATCGGCGCCAGCCAGGTCTTCGGCGAGCCGCTGCTGTTCGACGCGAACAAGGGCGCGTCCGGCGGCGCGGAACACCAGTTCCAGACGCTGGGCCTGTACCTGTACGAGCAGGGCTGGGTGAACCAGCACCTGGGCCGGGCCTCGGCCATCGCCTGGACGATGTTCCTGATCCTCATCCTGGTCGGGATCGTCAACTACGTCATCTCGCGCCGGCTGCGCGCCAGTAGTTAA
- a CDS encoding ABC transporter substrate-binding protein yields MRAFTLPPSRLRSSGGTPIVRRAVVLAAVASLGAGLLAGCADDSGDGASDGSSSDGKGKTTLTLGLFGTQGFKEAGLYTEYEKLHPDIKITDNVVERNENYYPALLNHLTTNSGLMDVQAVEVGNIAEIVATQADKLVDMSKVSGVDKSKWLDWKWAQATTKDGRTVGLGTDVGPMAICYRKDLFEKAGLPTDREEVGKLWAGDWSKLVDAGEKYKAKAPKGTTFMDSPGGLINAILSSEKEKFYDSSGKVTYKTNPAVKSAFDLTAKAAEEGLVGAQTQFQPAWDTTIAHSKFATVACPPWMLGYIKGKSKPESAGKWDVAAAPKSGNWGGTFLAVPKSGKHVKEAEAFITWLTAPEQQAKLFKVQGSFPSAPSAYSSSAVTGAKNEMTGDSPIGTIFAKAAQSSPVQTIGPKDQIIQQGLTDNGVILVTKGKSPEEAWNTATKTIDNNLDK; encoded by the coding sequence ATGCGAGCATTCACCCTCCCCCCCTCTCGGCTTCGCTCGAGCGGGGGGACCCCCATCGTCCGCCGGGCGGTGGTCCTGGCGGCGGTCGCGTCGCTGGGCGCCGGGTTGCTGGCCGGCTGCGCCGACGACAGCGGCGACGGCGCTTCCGACGGCTCGTCGTCGGACGGCAAGGGGAAAACCACCCTCACGCTGGGCCTGTTCGGCACCCAGGGCTTCAAGGAGGCCGGGCTCTACACCGAGTACGAGAAGCTCCACCCCGACATCAAGATCACTGACAACGTCGTGGAGCGGAACGAGAACTACTACCCGGCGCTCCTGAACCACCTCACCACCAACAGCGGCCTGATGGACGTGCAGGCCGTCGAGGTCGGCAACATCGCCGAGATCGTCGCCACCCAGGCGGACAAGCTCGTGGACATGTCCAAGGTCTCGGGTGTGGACAAGAGCAAGTGGCTGGACTGGAAGTGGGCGCAGGCCACGACCAAGGACGGCAGGACGGTCGGCCTCGGCACCGACGTCGGCCCGATGGCGATCTGCTACCGCAAGGACCTCTTCGAGAAGGCCGGTCTGCCCACCGACCGGGAAGAGGTCGGCAAGCTGTGGGCGGGCGACTGGAGCAAGCTGGTCGACGCGGGCGAGAAGTACAAGGCGAAGGCGCCCAAGGGCACCACGTTCATGGACTCCCCCGGCGGTCTGATCAACGCGATCCTCAGCAGTGAGAAGGAGAAGTTCTACGACTCCTCCGGCAAGGTCACCTACAAGACGAACCCGGCCGTCAAGAGCGCCTTCGACCTGACCGCGAAGGCCGCCGAGGAGGGGCTGGTCGGCGCGCAGACGCAGTTCCAGCCGGCCTGGGACACCACGATCGCCCACAGCAAGTTCGCCACGGTGGCCTGCCCGCCGTGGATGCTCGGCTACATCAAGGGCAAGTCGAAGCCCGAGTCCGCCGGCAAGTGGGACGTGGCCGCCGCGCCCAAGTCCGGCAACTGGGGCGGCACTTTCCTCGCCGTGCCGAAGAGCGGCAAGCACGTGAAGGAGGCGGAGGCGTTCATCACCTGGCTGACCGCGCCGGAGCAGCAGGCGAAGCTCTTCAAGGTGCAGGGCAGCTTCCCGAGCGCGCCGAGCGCGTACAGCTCGTCCGCGGTCACCGGCGCCAAGAACGAGATGACCGGTGACTCGCCGATCGGCACGATCTTCGCCAAGGCCGCCCAGTCCAGCCCGGTGCAGACGATCGGCCCGAAGGACCAGATCATCCAGCAGGGCCTGACCGACAACGGCGTCATCCTCGTGACGAAGGGCAAGTCGCCCGAGGAGGCGTGGAACACGGCCACGAAGACCATCGACAACAACCTGGACAAGTGA
- a CDS encoding LacI family DNA-binding transcriptional regulator — protein MAGHGARGRSGGRPTLEEVAARAGVGRGTVSRVINGSPRVSDATRAAVEAAVAELGYVPNTAARALAANRTDAIALVVPEPETRFFAEPYFSDMLKGVGSALSETEMQLLLIFAGSDRERQRLAQYLAAHRVDGVLLVSVHADDPLPDLLAQLEIPAVISGRRSAEETLPSVDSDNFGGGRVAVEHLIDQGRRNVVHLAGRLDVYGAQRRVDGYREALRDAGRPVDESLIVAGDFTEEGGRRAMTELLARCPALDAVFAGSDVMAAGARQVLREAGRRIPDDVALVGYDDSAIARHMDPPLTSVRQPIEEMGRAMIDLLLDEIADRRPAVSRGLERRQLVLPSELVRRASS, from the coding sequence ATGGCAGGCCACGGAGCGCGGGGCCGGAGCGGCGGGCGGCCGACCCTTGAGGAGGTCGCCGCGCGCGCCGGGGTGGGCCGCGGCACGGTCTCCCGGGTGATCAACGGGTCCCCCCGGGTCAGCGACGCCACCCGCGCGGCCGTCGAGGCGGCCGTCGCGGAGCTCGGCTATGTCCCGAACACGGCGGCCCGTGCCCTCGCCGCCAACCGCACGGACGCGATCGCCCTGGTCGTCCCCGAACCGGAGACCCGCTTCTTCGCGGAGCCGTACTTCTCCGACATGCTCAAGGGCGTGGGCTCCGCGCTGTCGGAGACCGAGATGCAGCTGCTGCTGATCTTCGCGGGCAGCGACCGGGAGCGGCAGCGGCTGGCCCAGTACCTGGCGGCGCACCGGGTGGACGGTGTCCTGCTGGTCTCGGTGCACGCGGACGACCCGCTGCCCGACCTCCTTGCCCAGCTGGAGATCCCGGCGGTGATCAGCGGCCGCAGATCCGCGGAGGAGACGCTGCCCTCGGTCGACTCCGACAACTTCGGCGGCGGCCGGGTCGCCGTGGAACACCTGATCGACCAGGGCCGCCGCAACGTCGTCCATCTCGCCGGCCGCCTCGACGTCTACGGCGCCCAGCGCCGCGTCGACGGCTACCGCGAGGCGCTGCGGGACGCGGGACGCCCGGTCGACGAGAGCCTGATCGTCGCCGGTGACTTCACGGAGGAGGGCGGCCGGCGCGCGATGACCGAACTGCTGGCCCGCTGCCCGGCGCTGGACGCGGTCTTCGCGGGCTCCGACGTGATGGCGGCCGGCGCGCGCCAGGTCCTGCGGGAGGCCGGCCGTCGTATCCCGGACGACGTGGCACTGGTCGGGTACGACGACTCGGCCATCGCCCGCCACATGGACCCCCCGCTCACCAGCGTCCGCCAGCCGATCGAGGAGATGGGCCGCGCGATGATCGACCTGCTCCTCGACGAGATCGCGGACCGGCGCCCGGCGGTGTCCCGGGGCCTGGAGCGACGTCAGCTGGTGCTCCCGTCGGAGCTGGTGCGGCGGGCGTCTTCGTAG